One Ignavibacterium album JCM 16511 genomic region harbors:
- a CDS encoding hybrid sensor histidine kinase/response regulator transcription factor, which translates to MKTTHIIRRFLKTVLLMITVCLTNNFPQQIHFDRFSTNDGLSNNLIYDIIQDESGFLWIATDDGLNRYDGYEFKIFRNDPNDKNSLSDNSVWSLAVDNSGRIWIGTKTGWLNCYDPVTEKFSRWYIASDITKENTITSIYVDENYKLWIGTYRSGLYFFDPETGNLKNWKSNPTDSSTISYNYISSIIEDRNGELWLASYQGINKFNPSSAKKTFQRFYKDDKNPNSLSDNIVWSITVDKTDSNIFWIGTANGLTSYDVVKKQFKRYLIPNPDKLQFGTGSGDVIPEIYNNQKLLWIDSYAGLLRYNLSTGKVDRYLTEENNPFSLPSNRINKIYRDKSGVIWIGTDNGIAHFSPKRLKFNYSISQSINFLNSNELYNVSLNAIAKASDGTLWIGTDKGLYYSSKENGITSIKKFIPLSDINIWSLSADSENNLWIGTYGKGVYQINGSSKKLIDWNFIDKRKRSVSRLFNKSIYADNRNRIWIGYWGLGLAMLDPANKKFLTWLHSNDDSTSLTFDDVWVIYQDAKNRMWFGTNGGGLNLFDEAENKFYHFTTDENSKIKLSSNSIYSICESKLLQSNNKTVLWIGTNNGLNKVVIDEDENILSENKSVKVFLTINGLPDNSVKTIVEDHNGNLWIGTSSGISLFNVITERFVNFNTSDGLVSNDINLSVGLLLDNGWIMMGSKSGLNYFNPDEIKLSGFSPPILITDFRIFNRPIRISEDSPLKSSVLFAKEITLNHSDNVFSIHFTALDYNSPKSIKYSYMLEGFDKDWTTETSSRFVTYTNLNPGRYIFRLKATNSDGVWSDETKSLSIIITPPWWQTYWAVGLYIIVFVLGVWGIIRFQVNREKLHQELRRQEFEAHHLREVEKMKSRFFANLSHEFRTPLLLIKGPLEQLIEGKAQGSLLEYYQMIKRNADRLQNLIDQLLELSQLESETIPLNKQKYNIVRIVENCVSNFIPLAHQKNIGLTFNSVYDEITITFDSDKLEKIINNLLSNAFKFTPQFGAINVDIKTEVNEKLYNLNIIVSDTGVGIAEEHLPKIFERFYQIDDSENKTNGFGIGLALVKELISIHQWDIKVESKLNEGTKFKIIIPLTDEEYNQIISYNENVLIEEDELNTEQSERNEDEFPVYEKDKPAILFVDDSEDVRLYVSFLLKSLYNLFLCSNVKEAIESAINYSPDLIISDVMMPEMDGNEFCRIIKTDIRTSHIPVILLTAKATLDSKLEGLETGADDYIVKPFESEELLVRIKNLIEQRKILREKFSQEIYVKPDTLVSNILDKEFILKVTEAIEKNIYKFDFDSEKLAEEVGVSRSQLNRKIKALTGEGPGEYIRSIKMKKAAQMILENRFGITQIALEIGFASPGQFTKAFKKHFGCLPSEFRDKCKNLTEENI; encoded by the coding sequence ATGAAAACCACTCATATTATCAGAAGGTTTTTGAAGACCGTATTGCTGATGATAACGGTGTGTTTAACTAATAACTTTCCACAACAGATTCATTTCGACAGATTTTCAACAAACGATGGACTTTCGAACAATTTAATTTATGATATCATTCAGGATGAATCAGGTTTTCTCTGGATTGCAACAGATGACGGTCTTAATCGTTATGATGGATATGAATTTAAAATTTTCAGAAATGACCCGAATGATAAAAACTCTCTTTCAGATAATTCTGTTTGGTCGCTTGCTGTTGATAATTCAGGAAGAATCTGGATTGGAACTAAAACAGGTTGGTTGAATTGCTATGATCCTGTAACTGAGAAGTTCAGCAGATGGTACATTGCTTCGGATATTACAAAAGAAAATACAATAACATCAATTTATGTTGATGAGAATTATAAACTCTGGATTGGAACTTACAGAAGTGGTTTGTATTTCTTTGATCCGGAAACTGGTAATTTAAAAAACTGGAAATCAAATCCGACTGATTCTTCTACAATAAGCTATAATTATATTTCCTCAATTATCGAAGATAGAAACGGAGAGCTATGGCTGGCTAGTTATCAGGGAATTAATAAATTCAATCCATCATCGGCGAAGAAAACTTTTCAAAGGTTTTATAAAGATGATAAAAATCCGAACTCACTTTCAGATAATATAGTTTGGAGTATAACTGTTGATAAAACCGATTCAAATATTTTTTGGATTGGAACGGCGAACGGTCTTACAAGTTATGATGTTGTAAAGAAACAATTTAAGCGATATCTCATTCCCAATCCCGATAAACTTCAGTTCGGAACCGGAAGCGGAGATGTTATTCCTGAAATTTATAACAATCAAAAACTTCTTTGGATAGATTCTTATGCAGGACTATTGAGATATAATTTATCAACGGGTAAAGTTGATAGATATCTTACCGAAGAGAATAATCCATTTAGTCTTCCTAGTAATCGAATCAATAAAATTTATCGTGATAAATCAGGAGTTATCTGGATTGGAACAGATAATGGCATCGCTCACTTTTCTCCGAAGAGATTAAAATTCAATTACAGTATTTCTCAATCAATTAATTTTCTGAACAGTAATGAATTGTATAATGTAAGTTTAAATGCAATCGCTAAAGCATCAGATGGTACGCTCTGGATTGGTACGGATAAGGGACTTTATTATTCCAGCAAAGAGAACGGTATTACTTCAATTAAAAAATTTATCCCTCTTTCAGATATAAATATCTGGTCACTTTCTGCCGATTCAGAAAATAATCTATGGATAGGAACTTATGGTAAAGGAGTTTATCAGATTAACGGCAGCAGTAAGAAATTAATTGATTGGAATTTTATTGATAAACGAAAACGATCTGTATCCCGTTTATTCAATAAATCAATTTATGCAGATAATAGGAATAGAATCTGGATTGGTTATTGGGGCTTGGGTTTAGCTATGCTCGATCCAGCAAATAAAAAATTTTTGACCTGGCTTCATAGTAATGATGATTCAACAAGTTTAACTTTTGATGATGTTTGGGTTATTTATCAAGATGCCAAGAATAGAATGTGGTTCGGGACAAACGGCGGAGGACTGAACTTATTTGATGAGGCAGAAAATAAATTTTATCATTTTACCACTGATGAAAATTCGAAAATAAAACTTAGCAGCAATAGTATTTATTCAATCTGTGAATCGAAGTTGCTGCAAAGCAACAATAAAACAGTACTCTGGATTGGAACCAATAATGGTTTAAACAAAGTAGTAATTGACGAAGATGAAAATATTCTTTCAGAAAACAAATCGGTAAAAGTTTTTTTAACTATAAACGGATTACCTGATAACTCTGTTAAGACTATTGTTGAAGACCACAACGGAAATCTTTGGATTGGCACAAGCTCTGGAATTTCATTATTCAATGTTATCACAGAGAGGTTTGTTAACTTCAATACTTCTGACGGATTGGTAAGTAATGATATAAATCTTTCCGTCGGATTGCTGCTTGATAACGGATGGATTATGATGGGAAGTAAATCCGGATTAAATTATTTCAATCCAGATGAGATAAAACTTTCTGGTTTTTCTCCGCCAATTTTAATAACCGATTTCAGAATATTTAATAGACCAATCAGAATATCTGAAGACAGTCCATTAAAATCGAGTGTTTTGTTTGCAAAGGAAATTACTTTAAATCATAGCGATAATGTTTTCTCAATTCATTTTACCGCTTTGGATTATAATTCTCCAAAATCAATTAAATATTCTTATATGCTTGAAGGTTTTGATAAAGATTGGACAACTGAAACTTCAAGCAGATTTGTAACTTACACAAACCTGAATCCCGGCAGATATATTTTCAGATTAAAAGCAACAAACAGCGATGGAGTCTGGTCAGATGAAACAAAATCTTTAAGTATAATTATAACTCCGCCGTGGTGGCAAACATATTGGGCTGTTGGTTTATACATAATAGTTTTTGTTCTTGGAGTTTGGGGTATAATAAGATTTCAGGTGAACAGAGAAAAACTTCATCAGGAATTAAGAAGGCAGGAATTTGAAGCGCATCATCTGAGAGAAGTTGAGAAAATGAAATCAAGATTTTTTGCCAATCTTTCCCACGAATTCAGAACGCCTTTGTTGCTGATAAAAGGTCCTCTCGAACAGCTTATAGAAGGTAAAGCACAAGGCAGTCTTCTAGAATATTATCAGATGATAAAACGAAATGCCGATCGTTTACAAAATCTTATTGATCAGTTGCTCGAGCTTTCACAACTTGAGTCTGAAACAATTCCACTTAACAAACAAAAGTATAATATCGTAAGAATCGTAGAAAATTGTGTCAGCAACTTTATTCCTCTTGCACATCAGAAAAATATTGGGCTTACTTTCAATTCAGTATATGATGAAATAACAATTACTTTTGATAGTGATAAACTTGAAAAAATTATCAATAACCTTCTAAGCAATGCTTTTAAATTCACACCACAATTCGGAGCTATTAATGTTGACATTAAAACAGAAGTGAATGAAAAATTGTACAATCTGAATATTATTGTTAGTGATACCGGAGTTGGAATTGCAGAAGAGCATCTGCCGAAAATTTTTGAAAGATTTTATCAGATTGATGATTCTGAAAACAAAACGAATGGATTTGGTATCGGATTGGCTCTTGTTAAAGAACTGATTTCAATTCATCAGTGGGATATTAAAGTTGAAAGTAAGCTGAACGAAGGAACAAAGTTTAAAATTATAATTCCTCTGACTGATGAAGAGTATAATCAGATTATATCTTACAATGAAAATGTTTTAATTGAAGAAGATGAATTAAACACTGAGCAATCAGAAAGAAACGAAGATGAATTTCCGGTTTATGAAAAAGATAAGCCGGCAATACTGTTTGTTGATGACTCAGAAGATGTAAGATTATATGTGTCGTTTTTACTCAAATCGCTTTATAATTTATTTTTATGCAGCAATGTGAAGGAAGCAATTGAGTCAGCGATAAATTATTCGCCTGATCTTATAATCAGTGATGTAATGATGCCTGAAATGGATGGAAATGAATTTTGCAGGATAATAAAAACAGATATAAGAACAAGTCATATTCCTGTAATACTTCTTACCGCAAAAGCAACGCTTGACAGCAAACTAGAAGGACTTGAAACTGGTGCTGATGATTACATTGTTAAACCATTTGAGTCGGAAGAACTTCTTGTTAGAATTAAAAATCTGATTGAACAAAGAAAAATTCTGCGCGAGAAATTCAGCCAAGAAATTTATGTGAAGCCGGATACTCTTGTATCAAACATTTTAGATAAAGAATTTATTTTGAAAGTAACCGAAGCCATCGAAAAGAACATCTATAAATTTGATTTTGATTCAGAGAAACTTGCAGAGGAAGTTGGTGTCAGCAGAAGTCAGTTAAACAGAAAGATAAAAGCTCTTACAGGAGAGGGTCCGGGCGAATATATCAGAAGTATTAAAATGAAAAAAGCCGCTCAGATGATTTTGGAAAACAGATTTGGTATCACACAGATTGCGCTTGAGATAGGTTTTGCAAGTCCCGGTCAATTTACCAAAGCATTCAAAAAACATTTCGGTTGCCTTCCATCAGAATTCAGAGACAAATGTAAAAATCTTACAGAAGAAAATATTTGA
- a CDS encoding family 20 glycosylhydrolase, with translation MKKLISLLTIIFIFNSSAQINIIPKPQVFTQSEGNFIISSQTKVYYQKESESIGKYLSEYFKSEYGFDLSSSSNDENNQIKLVLRKVENIENNPEGYHLLITKRNILIEANNNRGLFYGVQTLKQLQPIKSDKQSEIKIPVVEIYDFPKFKWRGLNLDCCRHFLTKEFIKRYIDLLAFQKMNVLHWHLTEDQGWRIEIKKYPELTKVGAFRKYDDGTVYGGYYTQDDIKEIVNYAQSRYITVVPEIEMPGHSTAAIATYPQLSCAGGPFEVGTLWGIYKDIYCAGNEETFRFIEDVLTEVVELFPSKYIHIGGDEAPKDRWQNCPKCQQRIKDEGLADEHELQSYFIKRVENFLNSKGKEIIGWDEILEGGLAPGATVQSWRGTKGAIDAAKMNHDVIVSPTSHCYFDYPIETTDVPKVYSFNPIPDELSNEEAKHVLGSEGNMWTEYAPQDLIDYRLFPRLTALAEVLWTYPNERNYEEFASRLQKFYDKLDAMNVNYTYEISPLTFSEKFDLGKNQFEIEIGINQKGLKLYYTSDGTEPTFKSNEYSGKLIFNKSTELKIGLFRNSKKVGETIEKFYSISKSNNKTVTLTNAASTRFEGGSSSILTDGVRGGNNYRIGSYLGFQSTDFEATIDLETVTDINKITTGFFTASSSLVLLPEYVEYFVSEDGVNFISLGKVTQNFSIKDPFWKRIDFSIDINKSKARYIKIFAKNQMSVPEWHPAFGGKVWLMVDEIIVD, from the coding sequence ATGAAAAAATTAATTTCTTTACTAACCATCATTTTTATCTTTAACTCATCAGCACAAATAAATATTATTCCCAAACCACAGGTGTTCACACAATCAGAAGGGAATTTTATTATTAGCTCACAAACTAAAGTTTATTATCAGAAAGAGTCTGAATCTATTGGGAAATACCTTTCAGAGTACTTCAAGTCGGAGTACGGTTTTGATTTATCATCATCGAGCAATGATGAAAATAATCAGATTAAACTAGTTCTCAGAAAAGTTGAAAATATTGAAAACAATCCGGAAGGATATCATCTGCTAATTACAAAAAGAAATATTCTTATTGAAGCTAATAACAATCGTGGGTTGTTTTATGGAGTACAAACATTAAAGCAATTACAACCCATTAAATCAGATAAGCAAAGCGAAATAAAAATTCCTGTCGTAGAAATTTACGATTTTCCGAAATTCAAATGGCGCGGATTAAATCTTGATTGTTGCCGTCATTTTCTGACTAAAGAATTTATCAAACGATATATTGATTTACTCGCATTTCAAAAAATGAATGTGTTGCACTGGCACTTAACAGAAGATCAGGGTTGGAGAATTGAAATAAAAAAATATCCGGAATTAACTAAAGTTGGTGCTTTCAGAAAATATGATGACGGAACTGTTTATGGTGGTTATTACACACAGGACGATATAAAAGAAATTGTAAACTATGCTCAAAGCCGATATATAACTGTTGTACCTGAAATTGAAATGCCCGGACATTCAACAGCAGCAATTGCAACTTATCCTCAACTATCCTGCGCTGGTGGTCCTTTTGAAGTTGGAACTTTGTGGGGAATTTACAAAGACATATACTGTGCCGGTAACGAAGAAACATTCAGATTTATAGAGGATGTACTTACGGAAGTAGTTGAGCTGTTTCCATCAAAGTATATTCACATTGGTGGAGATGAAGCACCAAAAGACAGATGGCAGAATTGTCCGAAGTGTCAGCAGAGAATAAAAGATGAAGGGCTTGCAGACGAACACGAACTGCAAAGCTATTTTATAAAGCGAGTTGAAAATTTTCTTAACTCTAAAGGAAAAGAAATAATTGGCTGGGATGAAATACTTGAGGGTGGATTAGCTCCCGGCGCAACTGTTCAATCATGGCGCGGAACGAAAGGCGCAATTGATGCAGCTAAAATGAATCACGATGTGATTGTCTCTCCAACAAGTCATTGCTATTTCGATTATCCGATTGAAACTACTGATGTTCCAAAAGTCTATTCATTCAATCCGATTCCCGATGAACTTAGCAATGAAGAAGCAAAACATGTTCTCGGAAGCGAAGGTAATATGTGGACCGAATACGCTCCACAAGATCTGATTGATTACAGATTATTCCCAAGACTTACCGCTCTTGCAGAAGTGCTATGGACTTATCCTAATGAAAGAAACTATGAAGAGTTTGCGAGTCGGCTTCAAAAATTTTATGATAAGCTTGATGCAATGAATGTTAATTACACTTATGAAATTTCTCCTCTTACTTTTTCAGAAAAATTTGATTTGGGAAAGAATCAGTTTGAAATTGAAATTGGAATAAATCAGAAAGGACTTAAATTATACTATACTTCTGATGGAACAGAACCTACATTTAAATCAAATGAGTATTCCGGAAAATTGATTTTCAACAAGAGCACAGAATTAAAAATAGGTTTGTTCAGAAACTCTAAAAAAGTTGGCGAGACAATTGAAAAATTTTACTCAATATCTAAATCGAATAATAAAACAGTAACTCTTACAAATGCAGCTTCAACCAGATTTGAAGGAGGAAGCTCTTCAATTCTTACAGATGGAGTTAGAGGTGGAAATAATTACAGAATTGGCAGTTATCTTGGCTTTCAATCAACAGATTTCGAAGCCACTATTGATTTAGAAACTGTTACAGATATTAATAAAATTACAACCGGATTTTTCACAGCGTCATCATCGCTTGTTCTTTTACCCGAATATGTTGAGTACTTTGTTTCCGAAGATGGAGTCAACTTTATTTCACTTGGTAAAGTAACACAAAATTTTTCAATAAAAGATCCTTTCTGGAAACGAATAGATTTTTCAATTGATATTAATAAAAGCAAAGCTCGGTACATAAAAATCTTTGCAAAGAATCAAATGTCAGTTCCAGAATGGCATCCGGCTTTTGGTGGAAAAGTCTGGTTAATGGTCGATGAGATAATAGTGGATTAG